CATTTTCTAAGCTGAATAGAGTTTCAGGCTGCATTTTTAAATAAATGAATTTTTTCTCTTCAATTAATTTCAAGTCCTCATCTGTTAACTCCTCTGGTTCAGCATCAAGCAATAGTGTTCTAAACTGCCATTTTTCAGCAGGATCATCAATGGCGTATCTTATAGGCTCTTCCATTTCAAGTATTAAGAGATTTGTTGATTTATCTTCTTTAATTCTTTTTAGAAACCTCACTGAAAATCCTCTACCAGCACCTTCATAACCATGTATCGTTGTGGCAAAGATTGTTCTTCTGAATTTACTCCATATATTATGGAGAAGTGGAACAGGTATTCCTGCAGCTTCATCAACAACAGCAATATCCACATCAAGTTTTGGTATGATTGCCGGTTCCCAATACTCAATACTAAATCTGTCACCTCTAATCTCATACACCATATCATTATTTTCAAGTTTTTTGTATTCTAGTCCTATAGATTCAAGAGATTTCATAGCTAGTTGCATCAATGACTGAACATTAGTTAGAGAAGGAGCTGTTACTGCTATCCTAACTTTGTTTTTAAACTCCAATAAGGCTTTGATAAGACCTGCTAATGCAATTCCAATTGCACATGACTTCCCCCTACCCCTATCAGCAATAAATATTGCAGTTATTCTTTTAAAAGGCTTTTTTGGAAGGTCAATGAAATTCTCTAGAAGATGAATAGCTTCAACCTGGTCTTGAGTTAATGCAAGTTTATATAATTCAACTGGGAATCGCGTCTCGTTAGGTATTTTCAATTCTTTTCTTTCATAACCCTTAACATATACTTTATCCGCCTTTAAAACTTCGTTGAAATCGGTATCATAAATAAAAACGCCATTACTATTCATAGTAACATCTTTAAACCACTTAACAAACACCTTTCTAGGCTCTGGATGCTGTGGAACAGTTAATGACATCTGAAATAGGTTTTTTCTTTCATGCCACTCACTCCATTTAGGAACCAATAGAACTATTACACCACCTCCTTCAACTATGCCAACAAGTCTTCCAATATCCAAAGGTCTCAAGCTATTTACTAAGTCCATAATAAGAGTTTGATATGTTGTTCCCAAATATTTATCAGAATTTTCATATACTGAAAACTCTAGTTTAGCATTTATCTTCTTTTTCTTTATATAACTCATAACTAAAGATTTTACTATACTCTTTCTAGTATTTGCATCGTCAAATTCATCATGGTAAGTATATAAAATTTTAACATGTTCTCTATATTGTAAAAGTTTTCTCAAAAAATTTATAAGAATATCTGATAAGATTATGGATTGCTTTTTGCTATCATCACCTGCTAGTATTAATACTAATCTGTGCCGATTTTTAATGGCCTTATCTAGCTCATCTAGAAACAATCTTCTGAATTGTCTATATTTTTCATTTTTAATGAAATATGCAATTTCCTTCTTTCTAATCACTATTGCCACCTTGCATTGTTGATGAATATATCAAAAAAATGTTATGGGTATTTATTTACCTTGCTTATAGACAAAACATTGATTTTATTGATTTTTATAAAAGATAGAATGTCGAGTTCTTTACATATACATTATTTTTCTAGTCAGCTCTTCTTGAATCTTTTCATATGCATCAAGTCTGTCTTTTGTAAGACTTGGCTTTACATACTCCATGGCTTTTATAAAGTACTTGAATGATATTGGTCTTGGACTTAGATCCTCTCTTAATGCAAGCATTACAGCCTCTCTTATTAATGCTTCCAAATCTGCACCACTATAACCTTCAGTTCTTTTTGCAAGCTCGATTAAATCTACATCTTCAGCTAATGGTATTTTTCTTGTGTGAATCTTTAAAATTTCGTATCTTGCTTTAAGGTCTGGTGGAGGTACAAATATTATTCTATCAAATCTTCCTGGTCTTAGCAATGCAGGATCTAGAAGATCTGGTCTATTTGTTGCACCAATTACAACTACACCTCTCAAAGCTTCAATGCCATCCATTTCTGTAAGTAATTGATTAACAATTCTATCTGTAACCCCTGATACATCATGCCCTCTTACAGGTGCTATTGCATCTATCTCATCGAAGAATATTATTGCTGGTGCAGCTCTTCTAGCTCTCCTAAAGATTTCTCTTATAGCTTTCTCAGATTCGCCAACCCATTTACTAAGAACTTCAGGACCTTTAACTGCAATGAAATTAGCGCCACTTTCTGTTGCAGCTGCTTTTGCAAGAAGTGTTTTTCCACAGCCTGGAGGGCCGTAGAGAAGAATGCCCTTAGGAGGTCTTATACCCATTTGCTCAAATATTTGGGGATATTTAATTGGCCATTCAACTGCTTCTCGCAGTTGCTGTTTCACCAAATCTAAACCTCCAATATCATCCCAGTGAACCTCTGGAACCTCAATTAAAACTTCTCTCATAAGAGACGGTGCAATATTCTTCATAGCTTTGTAGAAATCTGACATTGTAACCTTTAGCTTCTGAAGCAGTTCAGATGGAATTGGTTTATCAAGATCTATTGCATGCTCCTTTAGAAAACGTCTAAGAGCATTCATAGCAGCTTCCTTAACAAGTGCAGCCAGATCTGCACCTGTATAGCCATATGTCATCTCAGCTAATTTATCAAGGTCAACATCTTCAGCAAGTGGAACATTGCGTGTATGTACTGCAAGAATTTCTCTTCTTGCTTTTTTATCTGGTGGGGGAACTTCTATTTCTCTATCAAATCTTCCTGGCCTTCTTAACGCAGGATCTACTGCATCTGGTCTATTTGTTGCACCAATAACTATAACCTTTCCTCTTTCTTCTAGACCATCCATCAATGCTAAAAGCTGTGCAACAACTCTTTTCTCTACTTCGCCAACAACCTCTTCTCTTTTTGGCGCTATTGCATCTATCTCATCAATAAATATTATTGCTGGAGCATTCTTCTTAGCTTCTTCAAATATTTGTCTAAGTCTTTGCTCAGACTCGCCATAGTATTTAGACATTATTTCAGGTCCATTAATTGCTAGAAAGTAAGCACCAGTTTCATTTGCTAATGCCTTTGCAAGAAGGGTCTTTCCAACACCTGGAGGGCCGTAGAGAAGAATGCCCTTAGGAGGTTCTATGCCAAGTCTTTCAAACAACTCTGGATGTTTCAATGGCAATTCAACAATCTCCCTAATCTTCTCCTTGACCTCCTCTAAATCTCCAATGTCCTCCCACGTTACTCTAGGAACACCTGCAGGAGCACCTTTCACAGGCTCTGGTCTTATAACAATCTCCGTAGATTCAGTAACATAAACTATTTGAGAAGGGGTTGTAGAAACAACCCTCAATCTAATGGGATTTCCAAAGTAGCCAAAATAAGATAAAACTACTATGTCCCCCCTAATCAACGGCTTTTGAAGAAGTTCTCTCTTCAAGTATTGAGCCAAGTTACGAGCGTAGTACTCTCTATATCTAGGATCGTAATCAGCACCTAGAAAATCACTTTCATCAAATGCTAAAATAACTCTTTGTGCCGGAACTGCATAAGCCTTTCTAACAAAAACCACATCACCCACACTTACACCAAGTGTTTCCCTCATGAACCCATCTATTCTTATTATTTCATAGCCCTCATCCTCGGGATAGGCGGGCCATGCCTGCGCAACCGAAGCCCCCTTATTGCTTCTAACCTCAATATAGTCGCCAACTTCAAGTTCAAGCTCTTTAAATACTTTCCTAGGCACTCTAGCAATTTTTTTACCAACATCGCGTTGCTTAGCAGACTCAACTCTTAATGCAATTTCCTTGTTGCCTGACATGAAAAACACTCTTAGCAACATTGCTTTAAAGCTTTAAAAGCATTAAAAGCTTTTTTGTTATTAATAATAGAAAGTTAAATAAAAAAGACTGTGTTTTAAAATTAGTAAAACTACATTAGCTCTTGTATTTTAGAGCTGCTTGTGCAGCTGCTAACCTAGCCACGGGCACTCTAAATGGCGATGCACTAACATAGTCTAAGCCAATCTTGTGAAGGAACATTATCGATGCTGGATCACCACCATGCTCTCCACAAATCCCTATTTCTATCTTTGGATTGCTTGCTCTAGCCATTTTTACTGCCATCTCAATTAATTTTCCAACACCCTTAACGTCTAGTGTTTCAAATGGGTTTGCCGGTACTATTTTCTCTTGTAGGTATAGAGGTAGGAACTTGTTCTCAGCATCATCTCTACTAAAGCTGAATGTTGCTTGTGTTAAGTCATTTGTTCCAAAGCTTATGAAATCAACTTCCTTAGCTATTTCATCCATTGTTAAACATGCTCTAACAGTTTCAACCATAGTTCCTATTTTAACGTCTAATTCAACACCATACTTCTTCTTAACATCTTCTAATGCTGGCAAAATTGCTTTCTGCTTCACATATCTAATCTCATTGACTTCAGCTACTTGTGGAATCATTATTTCGATTACTGGCTTATATCCCTCTTTCTTAAGCTCAGCAGCAGCTTCTAGTATAGCTGTTGATAGGTAGTAGTAGAACTCTGGATATGTCACACCTACTCTAACACCTCTATGACCCAGCATCGGATTTGCTTCCTGCAAAACTGTAACTCTCTTGTATAGCCACTCTTTCTCTTTGATAACATTTTCTGGTGCATTCTTCATTCTAAGCTCATAAATTTCTCTCAAAACCTCCTCAGGCTTTGGCAAGAACTCGTGAAGTGGCGGATCAATTAATCTAACTATTACAGGCTTTCCATCCATTATCTTGAATATCTCTTTGAAGTCCTGCTTTATCATTTCAGCTAAAGGCTTTAGATGCTTCACCCTCTCCTCTGTGTTCTCAGCCAATATAACTTTTCTTAGCAACTCTAATCTCTCAGGCTTTCTAAACATTCTCTCTATTCTCAGCAAACCAATACCTTCAGCACCAAACTTCAAAGCCATTTCTGCATCTGCAGGCACATCAGCATTTGCTCTTACACCAAGCTTTCTAATCTCATCAGCCCATGCAAGAATTTCTGCAAGCTCTGGTATTAACCCAGCTTCAACAGTTGGTACAACACCTAGATAAACATTACCTGTGTTGCCATCAATTGTGACCCAGTCGCCCTCTTTAACAACAATGTTACCAACTCTGAAGTACTTCTCCTCTTCGTGTACATCAAGAGCTTCTGCACCAACAACAGCTGTTTTGCCTATAGCTCTTGCCACAACTGCTGCATGACTTGTCATACCACCTCTGCTTGTCAATATTCCAACCGCTGCATAGAATCCGTGAACATCATCAGGCTTAGTCTCTGTTCTAACTAGTATTACCCTCTTACCCTCTCTCGCCCATCTCACAGCATCATCAGGATGGAACACCACCTGACCACTTACTGCTCCAGGCGAGGCTGGAAGTCCTTTTGCTATTGGTGTTGCCTTAGCTTTTGGATCGATTCTTGGGTAGAGCA
Above is a genomic segment from Ignisphaera cupida containing:
- a CDS encoding tRNA(Met) cytidine acetyltransferase TmcA, producing MIRKKEIAYFIKNEKYRQFRRLFLDELDKAIKNRHRLVLILAGDDSKKQSIILSDILINFLRKLLQYREHVKILYTYHDEFDDANTRKSIVKSLVMSYIKKKKINAKLEFSVYENSDKYLGTTYQTLIMDLVNSLRPLDIGRLVGIVEGGGVIVLLVPKWSEWHERKNLFQMSLTVPQHPEPRKVFVKWFKDVTMNSNGVFIYDTDFNEVLKADKVYVKGYERKELKIPNETRFPVELYKLALTQDQVEAIHLLENFIDLPKKPFKRITAIFIADRGRGKSCAIGIALAGLIKALLEFKNKVRIAVTAPSLTNVQSLMQLAMKSLESIGLEYKKLENNDMVYEIRGDRFSIEYWEPAIIPKLDVDIAVVDEAAGIPVPLLHNIWSKFRRTIFATTIHGYEGAGRGFSVRFLKRIKEDKSTNLLILEMEEPIRYAIDDPAEKWQFRTLLLDAEPEELTDEDLKLIEEKKFIYLKMQPETLFSLENEKILKSLFGIYVLAHYRNEPDDLAMMADAPHHSIRALALENGKIVAAAQLAEEGPIPNEYIDSLLRGGKIAGNIIPDRLLKHGRLRDIAAGKGWRIVRIAVHPNVQGRGIGSYLLNELVKESIERGYDWIGSGFGATDELLRFWIKNGFIPLHISPDRNPVSAEYTVLVLKPLNDKWRKIVNILYNEFVEKIIDSLHDTYRDLEIDVALQLLKAFKRQEDDCKKPTLSKIQLDRLLSYVEGYMTYETCCDVITTLIKSYWKSSDKCRILEPLEEKLIILKTLQGLSWEQCANILGVKKVKLIEDMRKIVIKLLKQFFMINEENIDTLLGKVSLENYGSG
- a CDS encoding CDC48 family AAA ATPase: MSGNKEIALRVESAKQRDVGKKIARVPRKVFKELELEVGDYIEVRSNKGASVAQAWPAYPEDEGYEIIRIDGFMRETLGVSVGDVVFVRKAYAVPAQRVILAFDESDFLGADYDPRYREYYARNLAQYLKRELLQKPLIRGDIVVLSYFGYFGNPIRLRVVSTTPSQIVYVTESTEIVIRPEPVKGAPAGVPRVTWEDIGDLEEVKEKIREIVELPLKHPELFERLGIEPPKGILLYGPPGVGKTLLAKALANETGAYFLAINGPEIMSKYYGESEQRLRQIFEEAKKNAPAIIFIDEIDAIAPKREEVVGEVEKRVVAQLLALMDGLEERGKVIVIGATNRPDAVDPALRRPGRFDREIEVPPPDKKARREILAVHTRNVPLAEDVDLDKLAEMTYGYTGADLAALVKEAAMNALRRFLKEHAIDLDKPIPSELLQKLKVTMSDFYKAMKNIAPSLMREVLIEVPEVHWDDIGGLDLVKQQLREAVEWPIKYPQIFEQMGIRPPKGILLYGPPGCGKTLLAKAAATESGANFIAVKGPEVLSKWVGESEKAIREIFRRARRAAPAIIFFDEIDAIAPVRGHDVSGVTDRIVNQLLTEMDGIEALRGVVVIGATNRPDLLDPALLRPGRFDRIIFVPPPDLKARYEILKIHTRKIPLAEDVDLIELAKRTEGYSGADLEALIREAVMLALREDLSPRPISFKYFIKAMEYVKPSLTKDRLDAYEKIQEELTRKIMYM
- the ppdK gene encoding pyruvate, phosphate dikinase; this encodes MSATVKKYVYQFEEADEHNKKLFGGKGVSLIQMSKLGLPVPPGFIITTDTCVDFYAPRKAEIDSIEAELSKNPPPEIRDRLIEKVWSIIDSLQLPQGLWEQVVENMRILEKKTGKKFGDPNNPLLVSVRSGAPISMPGMMDTVLNLGLNDQVVVGLAKLADNEWFAYDAYRRFINMFGKIVLGIDEKQFNSVFEELNEKFKKEAEEKFADELQKIREKIPLYTPRLDAQPPRDIAPRLWQRSVEYLKELVEKYKEVVKKNWGEFPQDPWKQLELAIKAVFRSWMNPRAIFYRIMNKVTPDIAHCTAVNVVTMVFGNMGWDSGTGVVFSRDVATGEDVLYGEFLPNAQGEDVVAGIRTPYPVSELKRISPQLYEELYRASKLLEKVNKDVQDIEFTVERGKLYFLQCRDAKMTPLARVKTVVDMVKEGILTKEEAILKVSPEHVIQLLYPRIDPKAKATPIAKGLPASPGAVSGQVVFHPDDAVRWAREGKRVILVRTETKPDDVHGFYAAVGILTSRGGMTSHAAVVARAIGKTAVVGAEALDVHEEEKYFRVGNIVVKEGDWVTIDGNTGNVYLGVVPTVEAGLIPELAEILAWADEIRKLGVRANADVPADAEMALKFGAEGIGLLRIERMFRKPERLELLRKVILAENTEERVKHLKPLAEMIKQDFKEIFKIMDGKPVIVRLIDPPLHEFLPKPEEVLREIYELRMKNAPENVIKEKEWLYKRVTVLQEANPMLGHRGVRVGVTYPEFYYYLSTAILEAAAELKKEGYKPVIEIMIPQVAEVNEIRYVKQKAILPALEDVKKKYGVELDVKIGTMVETVRACLTMDEIAKEVDFISFGTNDLTQATFSFSRDDAENKFLPLYLQEKIVPANPFETLDVKGVGKLIEMAVKMARASNPKIEIGICGEHGGDPASIMFLHKIGLDYVSASPFRVPVARLAAAQAALKYKS